In Magnolia sinica isolate HGM2019 chromosome 12, MsV1, whole genome shotgun sequence, a single genomic region encodes these proteins:
- the LOC131220441 gene encoding PX domain-containing protein EREL2-like: MQWDMEELHRKYLEMESKLKFEQDEKIRSELAKVSVIHEKELLLQELDVAREQLKNLQKHQEELEMKSKVDIKFLVKEVKFLRKTQTELRQELNQSLNLK; encoded by the exons ATGCAGTGGGATATGGAAGAACTTCATAGGAAGTATTTGGAGATGGAGTCGAAGCTCAAGTTCGAACAA GATGAAAAGATTCGTTCGGAGTTGGCAAAAGTGTCTGTCATTCATGAGAAGGAGCTGTTGCTGCAGGAATTGGATGTTGCAAGAGAACAACTTAAGAACCTGCAGAAACATCAAGAAGAGCTTGAAATGAAATCAAAAGTGGATATTAAATTTCTTGTCAAAGAAGTTAAATTTCTTAGGAAAACTCAAACAGAGCTGAGGCAGGAGCTGAATCAGTCTCTGAacttaaaatga